The Amycolatopsis mongoliensis genome includes a window with the following:
- a CDS encoding transglycosylase domain-containing protein, which yields MPARRPAPPPPGQRPPQGPPASPPEGFRQPRGGRPVPPPGREPDLITHHAHNGTDDFGRDPYDDGYDDDAAFNEFADDVEPQDELDEKGKKVLTPAQRKKRRWKIIRRVAYACVGVFFVVPAIAFVITYFLVDVPTPESIKSLQNQPITYYDASGQVMGRELPPGGDRQLLKPGEVPEVVKHAVYSAEDATFETNSGFDVTGILRAVWNQVSGGQGGGSTISQQYIKQATQNDAPTLTRKWTELAKSFKMNNQESKEEIITSYLNIVYFGRGANGIQAAAKAYFNKDAKDLSASEAALLAGLIQGPGRSENQAYAQKRWAYVLDQMVANKWLRQDERATAQYPTPIPKNANKEQNSGKLTYQVQQRIKDELAARGYDESKLFSSGAKIYTTIDPAAQDAAEKAAADGMKGQTDENLLNALVAVNPKTGGVIAYYGGPEIVKDANGKDQVGQDRANQARNPGSSVKAFDLTAFLKMGKGLGETFDGSNNRVLGGRTVRNAGDSASCGKDCTVAKAMEISANTVFYDMVLNVTKPSRVAEAAKEAGVKVAPNGKSVLYTDDNNISLGGGGTAVTPEDMAAAYASFASGGAYHEQHFVAKLTNAQDEVEFDENNIKTNPAFDDDAAKSQQIAGNVTEALVPVINHSNLKCPSGHECAGKTGTQQYTAKADDPKAYGDRNAQTWMVGYTPSVSAAVWVGGDGNKPLHDPKNRPIFGATIAGPTWQNFMNLYLKGKPAEKFDKVAPIGKDVNEVTSTQPKPPDTPSTTETPTTTPTTESTDPQNTDTSTPTKTRTRPGPPITTLNPGDGNTFGGGGGIAAPPGSGPG from the coding sequence ATGCCCGCGCGGCGGCCGGCCCCGCCACCGCCGGGCCAGCGCCCGCCGCAGGGTCCGCCCGCTTCGCCGCCGGAAGGCTTCCGCCAGCCGCGCGGCGGGCGGCCGGTGCCGCCCCCGGGGCGCGAACCGGACCTGATCACCCACCACGCGCACAACGGCACCGACGACTTCGGGCGTGACCCGTACGACGACGGTTACGACGACGACGCCGCGTTCAACGAGTTCGCCGACGACGTCGAGCCCCAGGACGAGCTCGACGAAAAGGGCAAGAAGGTCCTGACGCCGGCGCAGCGCAAGAAGCGCCGCTGGAAGATCATCCGGCGGGTGGCGTACGCCTGTGTCGGCGTGTTCTTCGTCGTCCCCGCGATCGCGTTCGTCATCACCTACTTCCTGGTCGACGTGCCGACGCCGGAGAGCATCAAGTCGCTGCAGAACCAGCCGATCACCTACTACGACGCCAGCGGCCAGGTGATGGGCCGCGAGCTGCCGCCGGGCGGCGACCGCCAGCTGCTCAAGCCGGGCGAGGTGCCCGAGGTCGTCAAGCACGCCGTGTACTCGGCGGAGGACGCGACGTTCGAGACCAACTCGGGCTTCGACGTCACCGGCATCCTGCGCGCGGTCTGGAACCAGGTCTCCGGCGGCCAGGGCGGTGGTTCGACCATCTCCCAGCAGTACATCAAGCAGGCGACGCAGAACGACGCCCCGACGCTGACCCGCAAGTGGACCGAGCTGGCCAAGTCGTTCAAGATGAACAACCAGGAGTCCAAGGAAGAGATCATCACTTCCTACCTGAACATCGTCTACTTCGGACGCGGGGCGAACGGCATCCAGGCGGCCGCGAAGGCCTACTTCAACAAGGACGCCAAGGACCTCAGCGCGTCCGAAGCGGCGCTGCTGGCCGGCCTGATCCAGGGGCCGGGCCGCTCGGAAAACCAGGCGTACGCCCAGAAGCGCTGGGCCTACGTGCTCGACCAGATGGTCGCCAACAAGTGGCTCCGCCAGGACGAGCGCGCCACGGCCCAGTACCCGACGCCGATCCCGAAGAACGCCAACAAGGAGCAGAACTCGGGCAAGCTCACCTACCAGGTCCAGCAGCGGATCAAGGACGAGCTGGCGGCGAGGGGCTACGACGAGAGCAAGCTGTTCTCCAGCGGCGCCAAGATCTACACCACGATCGACCCCGCGGCCCAGGACGCCGCGGAGAAGGCCGCCGCCGACGGCATGAAGGGCCAGACCGACGAGAACCTGCTGAACGCGCTCGTCGCGGTCAACCCGAAGACCGGCGGGGTCATCGCCTACTACGGCGGGCCCGAGATCGTGAAGGACGCCAACGGCAAGGACCAGGTCGGCCAGGACCGAGCCAACCAGGCGAGGAACCCGGGTTCGTCGGTGAAGGCGTTCGACCTCACGGCGTTCCTCAAGATGGGCAAGGGCCTCGGCGAGACGTTCGACGGCTCGAACAACCGGGTGCTCGGCGGCCGCACGGTCCGGAACGCGGGTGACAGCGCGAGCTGCGGCAAGGACTGCACCGTCGCGAAGGCGATGGAGATCTCGGCGAACACCGTGTTCTACGACATGGTGCTGAACGTGACGAAGCCGTCGCGGGTCGCGGAAGCGGCGAAGGAAGCCGGCGTCAAGGTGGCGCCGAACGGCAAGAGCGTCCTCTACACCGACGACAACAACATCTCGCTCGGTGGTGGTGGCACGGCCGTGACGCCGGAGGACATGGCGGCCGCGTACGCGTCGTTCGCCAGCGGCGGCGCGTACCACGAGCAGCACTTCGTCGCGAAGCTGACGAACGCCCAGGACGAGGTCGAGTTCGACGAGAACAACATCAAGACCAACCCGGCGTTCGACGACGACGCGGCGAAGAGCCAGCAGATCGCGGGCAACGTCACCGAGGCGCTGGTGCCGGTCATCAACCACTCGAACCTGAAGTGCCCGAGCGGCCACGAGTGCGCGGGCAAGACCGGTACGCAGCAGTACACGGCGAAGGCCGACGACCCGAAGGCTTACGGCGACCGCAACGCGCAGACCTGGATGGTGGGCTACACGCCGTCCGTGTCGGCTGCGGTCTGGGTCGGCGGCGACGGCAACAAGCCGCTGCACGACCCGAAGAACAGGCCGATCTTCGGTGCGACCATCGCCGGTCCGACGTGGCAGAACTTCATGAACCTCTACCTCAAGGGCAAGCCGGCGGAGAAGTTCGACAAGGTCGCGCCGATCGGCAAGGACGTCAACGAGGTGACGAGCACGCAGCCGAAGCCGCCGGACACCCCGAGCACCACCGAGACGCCGACGACCACGCCGACCACCGAGTCCACGGACCCGCAGAACACGGACACGAGCACGCCGACGAAGACCCGGACCCGGCCGGGACCGCCGATCACGACCCTCAACCCCGGTGACGGCAACACGTTCGGTGGTGGTGGCGGAATCGCTGCGCCACCGGGCTCCGGGCCCGGCTAG
- a CDS encoding transglycosylase domain-containing protein: protein MSGGPELMTHHSYEEPDGYDDVQPDADGKPVLTPEQRKKRRWKIIRRVAYGFVGVFLVLPAIAFVITYFLVDVPSPTEVAQNQSQAVTYLYSDGSPMGKDVPRGGNRVLLTPEQIPDVMKHAAIATEDDSFETNSGFDVGGLLRAVYNQATGGTGGGSTISQQYIKKATDNDAPTLTRKWTELAKSFKMNQTYEKKDIITAYLNIIYFGRGAYGVGAASQAFFHKEAKDLSFSEAALLAGLIQQPGRSENDKVAHDRWNTALDRMLKNNYISAADRAAAQFPTPIPLEDSKQQAGAPPAFVVQQVKDELAAHDIPEDRYYSGGFQVQTTIDPKAQEAAEKAATEALEGQVDDNLLNALVAVDPKTGGVLAYYGGKPIVQVNGQDQAGRDWANTPQNPGSSMKPFDLTAFLKMGKGLDATFDGSNNRTFDGRVVRNAGPGSSCSQQCTVAEAMERSANTVFYDMVLNQTHQQPVKDAAREAGVKTKNDDGGQSIISTKDNNISLGGGETQITPLDMASAYATFAANGQQRGRHFVQKVTNSQNEVAYEASTDAKSAFDSDSDKSRQIAGNVTEALKPVIGFSHLKCPNGHECAGKTGTQQHTKVAGEPSWAANANSQTWMVGYTPSVSVAAWVGGDGNKPLHGKNNSPIYGSTIAGPMWQKFLSLYLTGKPGERFDKVDRIGGEVAPPSSDVATTTDATPTDENTDNGDQGGNGGDNNGHGHDQSSSQESTPKHTKGSSTPKETPSDTGVPGT from the coding sequence ATGAGCGGCGGCCCCGAGCTGATGACGCACCACTCCTACGAAGAGCCCGACGGCTACGACGACGTCCAGCCGGATGCCGACGGCAAGCCGGTCCTCACGCCGGAGCAGCGCAAGAAGAGGCGCTGGAAGATCATCCGGCGGGTCGCCTACGGCTTCGTCGGGGTGTTCCTCGTGCTGCCCGCGATCGCGTTCGTCATCACGTACTTCCTGGTCGACGTGCCGTCGCCGACCGAGGTCGCGCAGAACCAGAGCCAGGCGGTCACCTACCTCTACTCCGACGGCTCGCCGATGGGGAAGGACGTCCCGCGCGGCGGCAACCGCGTGCTGCTGACCCCGGAACAGATCCCCGACGTCATGAAGCACGCGGCGATCGCGACCGAGGACGACTCGTTCGAGACCAACTCCGGCTTCGACGTCGGCGGCCTGCTGCGCGCGGTGTACAACCAGGCCACCGGCGGTACCGGCGGTGGTTCGACGATCTCGCAGCAGTACATCAAGAAGGCCACCGACAACGACGCGCCCACGCTGACGCGCAAGTGGACCGAGCTGGCCAAGTCCTTCAAGATGAACCAGACGTACGAGAAGAAGGACATCATCACCGCGTACCTGAACATCATCTACTTCGGGCGCGGGGCGTACGGGGTCGGCGCGGCGTCGCAGGCCTTCTTCCACAAGGAAGCGAAGGACCTGAGCTTCTCGGAGGCGGCGCTGCTCGCCGGGCTGATCCAGCAGCCGGGCCGGTCGGAGAACGACAAGGTCGCGCACGACCGCTGGAACACGGCTCTCGACCGGATGCTGAAGAACAACTACATCTCCGCGGCCGACCGCGCGGCGGCGCAGTTCCCGACGCCGATCCCGCTGGAAGACAGCAAGCAGCAGGCCGGCGCGCCGCCCGCGTTCGTCGTCCAGCAGGTGAAGGACGAGCTGGCCGCGCACGACATCCCGGAAGACCGCTACTACTCCGGCGGGTTCCAGGTGCAGACCACGATCGACCCGAAGGCGCAGGAAGCGGCGGAGAAGGCCGCCACCGAAGCGCTCGAAGGCCAGGTGGACGACAACCTGCTCAACGCGCTCGTCGCCGTCGACCCGAAGACCGGCGGGGTGCTCGCCTACTACGGCGGCAAGCCGATCGTGCAGGTCAACGGGCAGGACCAGGCCGGGCGCGACTGGGCCAACACGCCGCAGAACCCGGGTTCGTCGATGAAGCCGTTCGACCTCACGGCGTTCCTCAAGATGGGCAAGGGCCTCGACGCGACGTTCGACGGCTCCAACAACCGCACCTTCGACGGCCGCGTCGTGCGCAACGCGGGCCCGGGCAGCAGCTGCTCGCAGCAGTGCACCGTCGCCGAGGCGATGGAGCGCTCGGCGAACACGGTGTTCTACGACATGGTCCTCAACCAGACCCACCAGCAACCGGTCAAGGACGCGGCGCGGGAAGCCGGCGTGAAGACCAAGAACGACGACGGCGGCCAGTCGATCATCTCCACCAAGGACAACAACATCTCCCTCGGCGGTGGCGAAACCCAGATCACCCCGCTGGACATGGCTTCGGCGTACGCGACGTTCGCGGCGAACGGCCAGCAGCGCGGCCGCCACTTCGTGCAGAAGGTGACCAACTCGCAGAACGAGGTCGCGTACGAGGCGTCGACCGACGCGAAGTCCGCGTTCGACAGCGACTCGGACAAGAGCCGCCAGATCGCCGGGAACGTGACCGAGGCGCTGAAGCCGGTGATCGGGTTCTCGCACCTGAAGTGCCCGAACGGCCACGAGTGCGCCGGCAAGACGGGGACGCAGCAGCACACGAAGGTCGCGGGTGAGCCGTCGTGGGCGGCGAACGCGAACTCGCAGACGTGGATGGTCGGGTACACGCCGTCGGTCTCGGTGGCGGCCTGGGTCGGCGGCGACGGCAACAAGCCGCTGCACGGCAAGAACAACTCGCCGATCTACGGCTCGACCATCGCCGGCCCGATGTGGCAGAAGTTCCTGTCGCTGTACCTGACGGGCAAGCCGGGCGAGCGGTTCGACAAGGTCGACCGCATCGGCGGCGAGGTGGCCCCGCCGTCCTCCGACGTCGCCACGACGACGGACGCGACCCCGACGGACGAGAACACGGACAACGGCGACCAGGGCGGCAACGGCGGCGACAACAACGGGCACGGCCACGACCAGTCGTCGTCGCAGGAGAGCACGCCGAAGCACACGAAGGGGTCGTCGACCCCGAAGGAGACGCCGAGCGACACCGGCGTTCCGGGCACCTAG
- a CDS encoding inositol-3-phosphate synthase produces MGENRRVRVAIVGVGNCAASLVQGVQYYREADPATRVPGLMHVDFGGYHVRDIEFVAAFDVDAKKVSRDLSEAIFASENNTIKIADVPPLGVTVQRGHTHDGLGRFYRETIEESDETPVDVVAALREAEADVLVSYLPVGSEVADKFYAQAAIDAGVAFVNALPVFIASDPEWAAKFTEAGVPIVGDDIKSQVGATITHRVLAKLFEDRGVQLDRTMQLNVGGNMDFLNMKELERLESKKISKTQSVTSQVDRDLGKGNVHIGPSDYVQWLDDRKWAYVRLEGRAFGDVPLNLEYKLEVWDSPNSAGIIIDAVRAAKIALDRGIGGPILSASSYFMKSPPEQYDDSTARDAVDKFIRGEVER; encoded by the coding sequence ATGGGCGAGAACCGCCGCGTTCGGGTGGCCATCGTGGGCGTCGGCAACTGCGCGGCGTCGCTGGTCCAGGGTGTCCAGTACTACCGCGAAGCCGACCCCGCCACGCGGGTCCCGGGTCTGATGCACGTCGACTTCGGCGGCTACCACGTCCGCGACATCGAGTTCGTCGCCGCGTTCGACGTGGACGCCAAGAAGGTCAGCCGTGACCTGTCGGAGGCGATCTTCGCCTCCGAGAACAACACCATCAAGATCGCCGACGTGCCGCCGCTCGGCGTCACCGTCCAGCGTGGCCACACCCACGACGGGCTCGGCCGCTTCTACCGCGAGACGATCGAGGAGTCCGACGAGACCCCGGTCGACGTCGTCGCCGCGCTGCGCGAGGCTGAGGCCGACGTGCTCGTCTCGTACCTGCCGGTGGGCTCCGAGGTGGCCGACAAGTTCTACGCCCAGGCCGCGATCGACGCCGGCGTGGCGTTCGTCAACGCGCTGCCGGTGTTCATCGCCTCCGACCCGGAGTGGGCCGCGAAGTTCACCGAGGCCGGCGTGCCGATCGTCGGCGACGACATCAAGTCCCAGGTCGGTGCCACCATCACGCACCGCGTCCTGGCGAAGCTGTTCGAGGACCGCGGCGTCCAGCTCGACCGGACGATGCAGCTCAACGTGGGCGGGAACATGGACTTCCTGAACATGAAGGAGCTGGAGCGCCTCGAGTCGAAGAAGATCTCGAAGACCCAGTCCGTCACCTCGCAGGTCGACCGCGACCTAGGCAAGGGCAACGTCCACATCGGACCGTCGGACTACGTGCAGTGGCTCGACGACCGCAAGTGGGCCTACGTCCGGCTCGAGGGCCGCGCGTTCGGCGACGTGCCGCTGAACCTGGAGTACAAGCTCGAGGTGTGGGACTCGCCGAACTCGGCGGGCATCATCATCGACGCCGTCCGCGCCGCGAAGATCGCGCTCGACCGCGGCATCGGCGGCCCGATCCTGTCGGCCTCCTCCTACTTCATGAAGTCGCCGCCGGAGCAGTACGACGACTCGACCGCGCGCGACGCCGTCGACAAGTTCATCCGCGGCGAGGTCGAGCGGTAG
- a CDS encoding PadR family transcriptional regulator, whose product MLEFAILGLLHEAPMHGYVLRKRLHETLGTFRTFSYGSLYPTLRKLLRAGYLVEELDEADDRAWSRRGRRVYKLTAEGKERFGELLGDAGPQTWDDEGFGVHLAFFSRTPADVRMRILEGRRRRVEERREGMRAALARAEEKIDRYTRELHRLGLETSEREVRWLNELIAHEQAERQGPET is encoded by the coding sequence GTGCTGGAGTTCGCGATCCTGGGCCTTCTGCACGAAGCGCCCATGCACGGGTACGTGCTGCGCAAGCGGCTGCACGAGACGCTCGGCACGTTCCGGACGTTCTCCTACGGCTCGCTGTACCCGACCCTGCGGAAGCTGCTGCGGGCCGGGTACCTGGTCGAAGAACTGGACGAGGCCGACGACCGGGCGTGGTCGCGGCGCGGACGGCGGGTCTACAAGCTCACCGCGGAGGGCAAGGAGCGCTTCGGTGAGCTGCTCGGCGACGCCGGGCCGCAGACCTGGGACGACGAGGGATTCGGCGTCCACCTGGCCTTCTTCTCGCGAACCCCGGCCGACGTGCGGATGCGGATCCTCGAGGGCCGCCGCCGCCGCGTCGAAGAACGCCGTGAGGGTATGCGGGCGGCGCTGGCGAGGGCCGAGGAGAAGATCGATCGCTACACCCGCGAGCTGCACCGGCTGGGGCTGGAGACCAGCGAGCGGGAGGTGCGCTGGCTCAACGAGCTGATCGCGCACGAACAAGCCGAGCGGCAGGGTCCGGAGACCTGA
- a CDS encoding MarR family winged helix-turn-helix transcriptional regulator, protein MTAPIADLAHRLRPLVFRLYHQVRRQTPQLTLTLTQGSVLSELVNGGPRRMSALAEFEQVKLPSMTDVVSRLERLGLATRTPDPADRRAVLVDVTDEGRRFYAETVAAREEFLRERLIAMDDTDRAAIEAALPALAKLLVDTKKEALISDER, encoded by the coding sequence GTGACTGCCCCGATCGCCGATCTCGCCCACCGGCTGCGGCCGCTGGTCTTCCGGCTGTACCACCAGGTGCGCCGTCAGACCCCGCAGCTGACGCTGACCCTCACCCAGGGCTCGGTGCTGAGCGAGCTCGTCAACGGCGGTCCCCGGCGGATGAGCGCGCTGGCCGAGTTCGAGCAGGTGAAGCTGCCGTCGATGACCGACGTCGTCAGCCGGCTCGAACGGCTCGGCCTGGCCACCCGCACGCCGGACCCTGCCGACCGGCGCGCGGTGCTCGTGGACGTCACCGACGAGGGTCGCCGCTTCTACGCCGAGACGGTCGCCGCCCGCGAAGAGTTCCTTCGCGAACGCCTGATCGCGATGGACGACACCGACCGCGCTGCGATCGAAGCCGCCCTGCCCGCCCTCGCCAAATTGCTCGTCGACACCAAGAAGGAGGCACTGATCAGCGATGAGCGCTGA
- a CDS encoding DUF5318 domain-containing protein, whose translation MINQRQVVDYALQRRALLAEVRSGRVGGYEACDASPYLLRAAKFHGRAGDQACPICRQEPLTLVSWVYGDELKHVAGSARTPEELARMAGLFAEFTVYDVEVCRACHWNHLVRSYVLGTGNRPTVREGPQAGELDHNR comes from the coding sequence GTGATTAACCAGCGGCAGGTCGTGGACTACGCGTTGCAGCGCCGTGCGCTGCTCGCCGAAGTCCGCTCCGGGCGCGTCGGCGGCTACGAAGCCTGCGACGCGAGCCCGTACCTGCTGCGGGCGGCGAAGTTCCACGGCCGGGCCGGTGACCAGGCCTGCCCGATCTGCCGCCAGGAACCGTTGACCCTGGTGTCCTGGGTCTACGGTGACGAACTCAAGCACGTCGCGGGCTCGGCGAGGACCCCCGAAGAGCTGGCCAGGATGGCCGGCCTGTTCGCCGAGTTCACCGTGTACGACGTCGAAGTGTGCCGGGCGTGCCACTGGAACCACCTGGTCCGGTCGTACGTCCTCGGCACGGGGAACCGGCCGACGGTCCGCGAAGGACCGCAGGCCGGTGAGCTGGATCACAACCGCTGA
- a CDS encoding RNA polymerase sigma factor — translation MSASVGESAPGDLGAPTFHDLFREYFAQMTRLAHLLGADDAENVAQEAFVKLHQRWDTLSDHTRVVGYLRTTVVNMSRSRTRHLRVVRRTPQDRPPDELSAEVRAVANWEHERLRGVLEKLSRRQREVLVLRYWLDLSTAGIAETLGISPGTVKATTHHAMENLRKHLGDEPGGER, via the coding sequence GTGAGTGCGAGCGTGGGCGAGAGCGCGCCGGGGGACCTGGGCGCGCCGACGTTCCACGACCTGTTCCGGGAGTACTTCGCCCAGATGACTCGGCTGGCGCACCTGCTCGGCGCGGACGACGCGGAGAACGTCGCGCAGGAGGCCTTCGTCAAGCTCCACCAGCGCTGGGACACCCTGTCCGACCACACGCGCGTGGTCGGCTACCTCCGCACGACCGTGGTGAACATGTCGCGGTCGCGGACGCGGCACCTGCGGGTCGTCCGGCGGACGCCGCAGGACCGCCCGCCGGACGAGCTGTCGGCCGAGGTCAGGGCGGTGGCCAACTGGGAGCACGAGCGGCTGCGCGGGGTGCTGGAGAAGCTTTCCCGGCGACAACGCGAGGTTCTCGTGCTGAGGTACTGGCTGGACCTGAGCACGGCGGGCATCGCGGAGACGCTGGGCATCTCACCGGGCACGGTCAAGGCCACGACCCACCACGCGATGGAGAACCTGCGCAAGCACCTGGGGGACGAGCCGGGAGGTGAGCGATGA
- a CDS encoding MFS transporter produces MSAEHHSSLLDAVKGQPKQVWITAFAAVIAFMGIGLVDPILLSIAKGLDATPSQVTLLFSSYLGVQVVAMLVTGAASAKFGPKRTVLVGLTLIVAATALCSAAGSIEQLVGLRAVWGLGNAFFIATALSVIVGAATGGQSGAILLYEAALGVGLSVGPLLGALLGSISWRGPFLGTAVLMAGALVLCAVFLKSDKHEKREPIKLLDPIRALKHTGLLRTSVASALYTAAFFAVLAWSPFVLGWNAIAVGLIFCGWGLCVAVAGVALAPRLAAKLGERHAAAAAVFGYAVLMLVLAVPSKPVLVAGIVVSGLVSGLLNTLFTGTAMSISDAPRPVASAGYNFCRWLGGAVAATLVGHVAEWFGSPQAPFVASAVLCVVAGGLLSLREKKADPRAVPQEAVLVGEEF; encoded by the coding sequence ATGAGCGCTGAACACCACTCGAGCCTGCTGGACGCCGTCAAGGGCCAGCCCAAGCAGGTGTGGATCACCGCGTTCGCCGCGGTCATCGCCTTCATGGGGATCGGCCTGGTCGACCCGATCCTGCTGTCCATCGCCAAGGGCCTGGACGCGACGCCGTCGCAGGTCACCCTGCTCTTCTCGTCGTACCTCGGCGTCCAGGTCGTCGCGATGCTGGTCACCGGCGCGGCGAGCGCCAAGTTCGGCCCCAAGCGCACGGTCCTGGTCGGGCTGACGCTGATCGTCGCCGCCACCGCGCTGTGTTCGGCCGCCGGCTCGATCGAGCAGCTCGTCGGGCTGCGCGCGGTCTGGGGCCTCGGCAACGCGTTCTTCATCGCCACGGCGCTGTCGGTGATCGTCGGCGCCGCGACCGGCGGCCAGTCCGGCGCGATCCTGCTCTACGAGGCCGCCCTCGGTGTCGGCCTGTCGGTCGGCCCGCTGCTGGGCGCGCTGCTCGGCAGCATCTCGTGGCGCGGCCCGTTCCTCGGCACCGCCGTCCTGATGGCCGGTGCGCTCGTGCTGTGCGCGGTGTTCCTGAAGAGCGACAAGCACGAGAAGCGCGAGCCGATCAAGCTGCTCGACCCGATCCGCGCGCTGAAGCACACCGGCCTGCTGCGCACCTCCGTCGCGTCGGCGCTGTACACCGCCGCGTTCTTCGCGGTGCTGGCCTGGTCGCCGTTCGTCCTCGGCTGGAACGCCATCGCCGTCGGCCTGATCTTCTGCGGCTGGGGCCTCTGCGTCGCGGTCGCCGGCGTGGCCCTCGCGCCGCGGCTGGCCGCCAAGCTCGGTGAGCGGCACGCCGCCGCGGCCGCCGTCTTCGGGTACGCCGTGCTGATGCTGGTGCTGGCCGTGCCGAGCAAGCCGGTGCTCGTCGCCGGGATCGTCGTCTCGGGACTGGTCTCCGGCCTGCTGAACACACTGTTCACCGGCACCGCGATGTCGATCAGCGACGCGCCGCGCCCAGTCGCCAGCGCGGGCTACAACTTTTGCCGCTGGCTCGGCGGCGCCGTCGCCGCGACGCTCGTCGGGCACGTCGCCGAGTGGTTCGGCTCGCCGCAGGCTCCGTTCGTCGCCTCCGCCGTGCTGTGCGTCGTCGCGGGCGGGCTGCTCTCGCTGCGGGAGAAGAAGGCGGACCCGCGCGCGGTGCCGCAGGAGGCGGTGCTCGTCGGCGAGGAGTTCTGA
- a CDS encoding HAD family hydrolase, protein MDAVIFDLDGVLVDSERIWDEIRRAVVAEHGGTWQDGTTRALQGMSTPEWARYLVEELGARLTPPEIATVVVKRMAARYAEEPPLIPGAVEVVRQVSKRWPVAIASSSPVILIKGFLDVTGLPVGAAVSSEQVGAGKPAPDVYLRAAELLGVAPSDCAAVEDTTNGLRSALAAKMAVYAVPNPHFPPDPEVLKQATAVVEKITGLPGALGLS, encoded by the coding sequence ATGGACGCGGTGATCTTCGACCTCGACGGCGTACTCGTGGACTCCGAACGGATCTGGGACGAGATCCGCCGGGCGGTCGTCGCCGAGCACGGCGGCACCTGGCAGGACGGGACGACGCGGGCGCTGCAGGGGATGAGCACGCCGGAATGGGCCCGCTACCTGGTGGAGGAGCTGGGCGCGCGGCTCACGCCGCCCGAGATCGCGACCGTCGTGGTCAAGCGCATGGCGGCGCGCTACGCGGAGGAGCCGCCGCTGATCCCGGGTGCGGTGGAGGTGGTCCGCCAGGTGTCGAAGCGGTGGCCGGTGGCGATCGCCAGCTCGTCACCGGTGATCCTGATCAAGGGCTTCCTGGACGTCACGGGCCTGCCGGTGGGCGCGGCGGTGTCGTCCGAGCAGGTCGGGGCCGGGAAGCCGGCACCGGACGTGTACCTGCGGGCCGCCGAGCTGCTGGGCGTGGCGCCGTCGGATTGCGCGGCGGTGGAGGACACGACGAACGGGCTGCGGTCGGCGCTTGCGGCGAAGATGGCGGTGTACGCGGTGCCGAACCCGCACTTCCCGCCGGACCCGGAAGTACTGAAGCAGGCGACGGCGGTGGTGGAGAAGATCACCGGCTTGCCGGGTGCGCTCGGGCTCAGCTGA